The window GCCCTCTACGACCAGCCACCTCGAGCCACCCTCCCTTCCTGCCGATTCGCGCGAGCAGCGCCTGTCCTCCAACAACAACCCCCCCCGATTAACCAttacccctcctcccccccttaCGGGCATCAAGCGTCTGGCGGGACGCCGCTGCCTTACCACGCGCCCCTTCCGTGCACGGAGCCACCGTCCACCACCGTCGACCAATCTCAATGCGGCCAGTTTCAGAATGCAGGATGGAGGAATTGCCAATTGGGTCCGATCGACGTCGAGGATCTGGCCCTGTACTTCGAGGACAGATCGCAGATCAATCGCGCGTCCCGGCCATCGATCAACTCGTCGAATTTTCGTCGGCCGCCAAGATCGATCAACAACCCGTCGTATCCGTCGACGAGCGACGGACAGTTGTCGGAATTTCCCTCGAACGTTGCTCGCACGTGCGCCGACGATTGGCCCGACGGCCAATTCTGCGACACCTGTACGCAACAACAGTTCCCCTTTTGCACGGAGGAACGATGGCTCCAATGCCCGGCCAGCGACCGTTGTCCCCTGTACGACGACAACGTCTATCCCTATGGAGGAAACCCGGTTTTGCCACCGTGCGTCTACGAGGATTTCGGCAACGGGTATTGCCGATACTCCGGGTATAACGGGGACGATCAAATTCTCGAGGATTATTTGTAAGTGTATTAATTAGGAGAttataagaagaaagagaaaaaagttttattattatcttggaGAATTTAACGAGCAAGAAGAAGGGCGAGGAAGAGCGTAATTCGCTGGTACTGTAAGGTTTCTTCGATCGaggatttaatttctttttatttatttaaaatcgcattaaaatattaagtttcCACGACGAACGACACAATTATCGAGGAggagatatatatttcgagcTCGGTCGATAAGAATTCGATCGGGATTTCGTAGGGAAGAGGAAACTTTCCGGTTTTCctggtaaaaatattttcaagaagtGGAGAAAAGAGCAGTGTTCGAAGGTCGTTTCGTTCGAGGGAGATAAGCATTCGAGATAGTCGAGACGTGACAACACGTATTTGATGTAAATCTCACCTTTTGCCCGATATTTACgccattctatttatatatgtatgtgtatatatatatatatatatatatatatatattatatatcttgttGTAGCAATTATAACGTCACAACATTTTAAACAGGGACCAGATAGCAAAACGTCGAACCACTCGAAATAGAATGCAATTTTGCGATCGAGCGtcgagaaataattctttcaggGTCGCGACTTTTACCTACCTACTGGCATGATCGTTGTTTTTATAGCTTCACAGTTATTCAATCGTGTCGCGTTACGTAATataggtgaaaaaaaaatttacctaCCGAGCAGAATGTCGTTAGAAATATCGCGTAGAGGAAATAGTATCCTGTTACTTAGTTGGCGCAAAAGTTGCGCTTTTAAGTTtagttaaattttgaaacgttcgaatcatttttttttttcctcttcttcttttacatTGCAGGAGCaacgagaaaaggaaggagaagtcTCGCGACGCTGCTAGATACCGTCGAAGCAAGGAGACGGACATTTTCACGGATCTGGCCGCCGCTCTTCCCGTAACACCGGAACAGGCAGCTCATTTAGATAAGGCGAGCGTTATGAGGCTTGCCATCGCCTATCTTAAAGTGCGCTCTGTGGTCGACTGTAGTAAGTGTGTTgacgttaaataataatattccttcGATGTCCGATCTCTCGATGTCCCGAaagaaaacaaacaaaaaacgaaaaaaaaaaaaaaattctcattcgtcgttaattattttttttcagttccAGGCCCGATGACCAAGTCCGAGACGTTGAATCAAATGGacgaattattttccaaagcTCTAAATGGATTCATGCTGGTGCTTTCCAGCGATGGAAATATGATCTACCTGTCGGAGAATGTGAGCGATTATCTCGGCATTTCCCAGGTGTGTTTTTTCCCAGTagaacgaaacaaaaaaaaaaaaaaaatatttaccaatGATGGAAAGTAGGAATGGACAAGGAGTTTCTTTGTTTAACCAATTCCTTTATTCGACCATTTCCAGATGGATATGATGGGCCAAAGCGTGTACGAGTACAGCCATCCGTGCGATCACGAGGAATTGCGGGAATGCCTGTCCTCGAAACCGCTCGAGAACAGCGAGAAACGTGCTTGCAGTTTTTTCTTACGGCTTAAGTGTACGTTGACCAGCAAAGGAAGGAAGGTCAATCTAAAAAGCGCTTCCTACAAGGTAGAAACTTTTTCAACCATTCGGTTCAAAATCAtcgttttgtataaataaaggaGGACAAAAGAATTAAGTTCTcggttgattattattatgcaatgccttctttttcttttttctcttttttttgccCGTAACAGGTGATTCATTGTACCGGTAGATTAACGTATATCCGCGATCCGGTATCGAATTCGTCGGACAACGacgaaacgagaaataaaaaggacGAGGAGGGGAATGAACGGGACACCGGTGCCTCGCTAGTGCTTTTGGGATGTCCCATACCGCATCCTAGCAACATTGAGATACCGTTGGGACGTCACACTTTCCTCTCCAAGCATAGCCTCAGCATGAAGTTCACGTACGCCGACGAAAAGTGAGtacatttgtaaaataaaggatagagaaagaaaatgatttttttcatccatgaattattttccataCGTTCTTCAGGTTGGCCGAGTATCTGGGTTGGAACAGCGAAGAGTTAGTGGGACAATCCGTTTTCGAGTTCTATCACGCCCTCGACAATTTGGCTCTGGATAAATCTTTCAAATCACGTGAGTAAAAAGCCAATTGACGGTCATTTGAATATAACGCGTTTGAACGTTATTCACGGCTCGTTCTCTATTTTAGTAACGAGTCTAATCTTTCATTTGCGTGTGCGATATAAACGATTTTTCGCCTCTGTTAATCTCgcaattcgaaaattcttcctattttttcttcttttctttaacgACTCGGAAACtaataaggaaaattttttcccaaGCTCGTCAGGAAATCTGTAAAATCTTGAAACACGTGACCTCGTTTCTCGAGCGGAACCTCTTTCGATCCCTCTTCCTCTCATGTCATTCGTCTAACGCGTGAGAGAGACGCGTGATGGTATCGATCGACGGGTAGCCGCAacgagagggaaaagaaagacgAGTTGTAGGCGTTCGGAGGAATTGTGAACGATCTTTATGTCGGGTGAACGACACCATCAAGGGCACaacaatttataagatttttcgaagcaaatattcctttatttctctttctttttcaattaattatacagttgcaaattttctttatagatccaattttctcttttctgaTCCCAGTTTTTGTACCGTCTCGATACGTGGTCCATTTCGTAATCTCTCTTCCCATCTCTCGATTTACGAGAAGGGAGCAGCTCCTGCGGATCGCGATAAGGGAAGCTTTCGAGGAACCTTTCCAGTCGTCGCACGCATCGTCCTCCGATAAGCTCGATATAAGAATTCAACGATCTCTCTGAAAACTTtagataagagaaaaatttcgctAGAATATCGATAAATGAATACGTATCGTCATCGATGACGAtagttcgattaaaatttcacgcgCGAGAGATTGGTAATTCCTGTACGAATCTTTCGTCATCCAGGATACGTGCGCAGTGGCGATGCGACGGGACGGGTTATAAAGCCCCTCGAAATCGCCGCCGAGCGATTAGAAGAATCTCTCAGCCGCTTGATCGAAATCCGTTCAATCGCGCTGTTTCAGTGTTCAGCAAGGGTCAGTGCGAGACGGTGGCCTACAGATTTCTGGGCAAACGTGGAGGATACGCTTGGGTCGTGACGCAAGCCACTCTAATTCACTGTTCCAAGCAGCAGAAACCGTTGTCCGTCGTCTGTGTGAATTACATTCTAAGGTAGGATCAATCgagtttcttcttcctcgtccgtcctcccccccctctctgCATGATGCGCGGAGTATCTTCCACTTCCTGCTTGTGCACGTTATAATTGTTGTTACATTGGATTAATCTTGATCTCTCTCGAACGAGAGATGGAAGGTGGAGGGATAAATTTATGCAATaacataaaacaaatatcgcgaaagaaaggaaagttgATCGGTTTATTATCACCTGTTTCTCGTTCACCGAACTCTTTTAGCTAAAACGCAAGGTAAgtgctcttttttttctctttcttacgCTTGCATGCAGATCCCTCTTATCGATTCCAGAATCCTCTTGTCTCGTCCTTTCTTCTCCGTCCCTTCGTTTACGGAAGATACTTCTGACCGAGCACCGCCTTTTCCTCGTTTTACGAGAAGGCGGATTTATCTTGCCGAAGTCGGCAAGATTCTTACCCCCATCGAGTCGAATCTCTCCACCCTCCGTTTCGACCTGGAGCACAACTGACGCAACATTTAGCAATGCGGGTGTCTTGCGTCAGATCTCTTCTCGGACATTTGAAACGAACGCGTGTTGAAACGCACGTGCTACGAGTCGCGAGCGAATTCTAGTAGCGCAGTTCCCGCAAATTGCATGTTTTTCCGCGAAACGTAGAATAGtgttaacgataataattgtGACGCAATTGTGTGTCTGCGAGCTAGCAATGAACTTGTACGAGGATAAGaggaaaaattgtaacaagaaaaaattattcgtggaatttagttaatttttgtatatatatatattttatcagattagaaagaataattaatatatggtTGTTGATATATCTCTACTTttacaaagaatttaatttacgttcgtgaaaaataggaaaagtaTTATAGCGAGcttgtgaataatttatttactatttaagaAGATGTCGCGTTCGCGAATCCGAGAGTCGCGTTCGAATggtaaaaacaattttgacCAATTATCATCAATCGGTAACACGAAAAAGAGCAGGAGACCTATTTAAACTCTATTTGACCGGTCAAGCAGGCGCGCCGCGGTATTCAGTCATCGGGAAACGAATGAAACGGCTACCGTTTCTTCCATTCTCCCGTCTTCATCCCCGCGGTAATTTCGAGCCGATGCCGTCCCCTCCGTGCCTCTCGTCCCCGCTTCTTGCGTAACACGCGTCCAAAAGGGTCCAACCCTCGAGTAAGAGTAAGCGAGATGATCGTCGTccacataaagaaaaaaaagatcccCTCTTTGTCTCCCTTGTCCCTAAAGCAGTTTAGGGATCCTCCTTTAGTTGCCTGCTAGATTCCcttcttcgaattttccttctggatcctttttttctcttctcttcctcgaATCTTCCGGATTTAGTTTATTGCTCCCTTACGGGGATCGATTTCGGTTTATCGTCGTggggaaaattcgaaatcgatgcGGTTATAAGGTTGTACGCCGGGCGAGGAAGATAAACGGTATAAGggttctccctcctccttcctctctctctctgccctcgtccctctcccctccctccctcgttcCGTGCCGAACAAGATAACTCGACGACGGTTTATTGCATAGATGGTCGGTCGCGGCCAAAACGTTGTGTACGAATCGGAACGtgccaaatttttttcacgcgcCAACACGCGTTTCGCAACGCGTTAAGCTATCGTAATTATGAAACGTGCGCGGTGTGCCGAGGctcgacatttttttttcccttcctttcttttccaacGAAAGGACGATAGATCGGCTCTCTTTTTTTACGTTTCGTTTCTAAAAGTGGGGCGAGAGTTTCGTTTCCTCTTGTTGgaatgaaaaggaagaaagaaaggaagggtgGAAAGGGCTGGTGAAATTTTCGTACCGTCCTTGGGGATAAAAGAGGGGGAGAAACCGTGCAACGCTTTCCGCTTATCTTGCATCGATTTTCGCGGGCCGAGGTACAAGGTCGGCTCTCTTCTTCTGGCCGAATCCGAAAGATGAAAGTGGTGTCTAAAGTCGGATTTCAATCTCTCgttcttcaatttcttcgttttccGTTTTATCCTTCGAAGGTTGAAAAGCTTCGAGCTGCGAGTATATATCGGAAAGGCGGAAGATGCGACAGGTAGAAGAAATACGAGGAAGAGATAATgaagggaagaggaaaagtGTCAGGCTGAATCGTCAAGCTTTAAATTTCCCATTTATTTCCGAGGTATTAACAACTAGAGATATCAATAACGATTCCGCATCTTTGTGTCGATTTCGAACAATGCGCCAGGCAGTGCGAAAGTGAACGCGAGAGAAATACgactttatttgtattaatttacaattcgaGCCTTCCTCGAcaatctatctctctctctctctctctcgatcttcTTCTCGCATTTACTTTTCAGTCTgttcgaatttttgttttcattgcCTTGTCCTTCCACACCCTTCCTCCCCATCATACCTCCAAACTTTTAACCTCCAATAATCgtaaaaagggggagggagggagagagaatagATCAGGTAGTAATTCGTTGTtcgggaataataataataagagaggagaagaatggTGAATTCAGTGGCGGTTGAGAGACAGGCGATATCCCGGCGAGGCGAGCGTGAGTCGAGTGGTgggggaaagaaggaaaggaaaggaaggaagaaagaaagaaagaaaggatggATTGTTTCGTCCGGTTCCGCGACGAGAGAGTGAAAGCGAAGGGCAAGAGAGGCAGGGGGCCGGACGCGCCTCGCGGCGCTTGCGCGACTTGCGTATTCCCGCGACGGCTCTTCCACCGTTTTAACCGTCGCGTTCCCTCCTTCCCCCTGCCCCTCGTCCCCCTCCGCGGTCGTCGATACTGCTCTTGTTCGCCCAGTGTCAGTTGGCGCGACCCCGAACGAAAGTGAGAGCGGTTCGTGTCGAAGGGGAGAAAGTCGGGCGGCGCGCAAACTCGGTCGCCGCGGCTCTCCCTTCGCCATTCGGCAGGGACGATCCCaacgaacgaaacgaacgCGTTTGTTTCCAATCCGTGAGAATCCGTGAGCCCAGTTATCTCCGGTCGGGACAGAGCGAGAGGAGGTGCGGGAGAAGGCGCTCTCGCTCACCGGCCAACgtaatttctcgatcgaattctTCTGAATAAGTTgctcgagggagggagggggttgtTGTGCATCGTCGTTTGATACACGGATCGATGCATCCTCGAGgcggcagcagcagcagcagcctATCGCGCAACCGACGCTTCTCAATGAAAAGCAGTGACGAGTCGAGTTGTTCTCGGGAGGACGAGCGAGCGACCGCTGTGCAGCGGCAAGTCGCTCTTTGTTCCAAGAAGACGTCCGTTTGAATAGAGAAAGCGGAAGTGTCGGGTTCGGTCTTCGTCGATGTATCTTAACGGATATTCCTAAGTGACCGTGAagagattttttgaaattgtaatagGAAGGAGTAAGTTTTAGGGTTCTgggtattatatattttgggaTTTAACGGAGGGATTGTTACCGAGGATGGGCCGAGGATCGATCGTAAATGAGCAGAGGACCCGGCGTGTTTTGAGACATTTCTAAGACCGATATTTCGCCTCTTTGtttcgttctcttttttttttttacttgaaatttCTCCCGAAGAGTGCGATGTTGACGGAAATCCGGTTCGTTTATCGGTGTTGATAAATCGTTGACAACGCGTTTCATTGAATAGGGAAACGCGACTGTTTGGGAAGGGAAACAAAAGAGTTGAAAGTAATCCTGTTTCGAGGAGGGAATGTGCGTATTGGCGCGCGGGTACACGAGGTCGGGTGGTGGTCACACGATAGCGAGATCAGATCCGTTCCTCCTAACGTTACCGCGCGCGGTATCTTAATGGATATTCGAGTTTCTCGACTCGTCTGTACAAACTCTGTGGGAAGCGAGACTTCCTGTGCCCGGAAACCTGTGTCGGAAAGAATAGGATCTTGGCACGTCCTGACGCGTGGGCACCGTCGagtcgaatattaaataatataattcggtGTAATTTGAATCGATCCGTCCAATCTTTCGATTCGTAACTTTtccatgattttttaaatcgacgaACGCGATATCGTACGTTCGAATTCTTTTGTGCGTACACTTTAGTCCGTCTGATAATAATAGTCGGTTTTATCAACGAGATAAAATTGACGCAAGCAACGTCTGATGAAAACAAGAGTTTAACTCGTTATAACTTAACCCTTTCGACGTTGAGTATTGTTACACGCGCCATGTGCTCGTTGTTTTGTTCTCGGTcgataaaaaggaatttttcttgCTTTTATCTCTCTATTCGACGATCCGTATACCGAGTTCGTGGttcattttttcttacttttcgattctctctctttctctctctctcacgcgCTTCGATCAAAGGGAACATCGCGCGCCTCTTATATCATCCAtgcttaaaatttccaaataggAAGCTAACAATACGCAACAATATCTTACAAATGTTATGCAATATTTTGTAAGATAAGGTTCACACGGTAAATCAGCGGCGTAGATGTACGCGCGTATCGATCATATTTTCGTCACGTGTTCGCAGCAACCGAATTGGCCAATCCTCTCCTTCTATTCTTCGCCCAATTTTCATATGTAGAATAGAAAACCGTGCCTATCAGCATCGTCACTTTACTTATCAACCTCAAttgcgaaaaattaaaaatgcacaCTTTCATTTTcccttccaaaaaaaaaattcacacgCATCTCGTGttcttctttataattaatataacgcACCTGTGTTTGCTCTCCGTATTACGCGCTTAATCATCCtttctaaagaagaaaaaaatcgatccagATAAAGCGACTCTTTCCGCGTGGAAAGATAAATCTTACTggtagaaaaaagagaaaaaagagccACTGCATcgataagttttaaaaatctttaggATTTTCGCGggcaaggaggaggaggccgaGATTCTCGCGGTGGCGCGTCACGCGAGCGACCTTGACTGTCAGCCGGCTCGATTGCATAAGGATCGTTTTCAGTGACAATAGGAGTggccccccctcctcctcgcgaTAGATATCGATccatatcgatcgatcgatacctATTACTGAAATTGAAGgggacgatattttttttctctctctctcttcttcaatCATCCAAATTGGAGAGAAATTACGTCGTTCGTTCCTCTTAACGGATTTCCGTCGTTCCGTTCCGCCGAGCTATGTCGGTTAACCATAACACCGCTTCgtcgtcgagagagagagagagagaaatattgtcCATGGAGACTCTCTCCTCCCGGCAGCAAATTCGATGATTCGTTCGAGAGGTTGCAATACATCCTGCCGAGTCACGTAAATTTCCATCAATTTCTTATCTAAGAAAGACCTTGTCGCCGCCGATTCACGATCCGTGCACGTTATTGGCCAACCGACGATGGTCACACATAATCGTGTCCGCGCACGGATCCGTATCCGATATCTCGATTCGTCACGAGTCGGCAATAATGAATTCCTCCGGTTGATTTTAAACGGATTCGAGTGTCTCGGTTTCCGTCTTCCGTCTATCCATCCATAAAGAGGATAAGGGAGACGAATTTAAGTTTTTCAAGTTCgtgattagaaaattaaaaaacgaagagagagagagaaagagcgacCCATTTCTTATATGACTACTCgtccccccccttttttctaACCGCGGTTTAAGCAAGCTGCACAATTGCCGGTAGCTTATATAACCAACGTTCTTCGAGCTTAAACGAATACGGTAAACACGACTACACAGCTCGGTGATAGAGAAACTATTCAAATAAATCTATTCTAGTAGACTAAGCTAacaatgtgtgtatatattagAGACAACGTAGACTAGAAAATCTTTCGTAGAGATGGTctcgagagagggagagagagggagaaggcgAGCACTATCTATCTCGCGAGAGAAGCGATGATGACGCGAACGATGAACGAGAGAGCGAGTTCGCTAGCTCGGATTAGCTAGCGCCTCGTGACACACATTTTAGTATTGGCGAACGAGTGACTGATTTCGCGCGTGCCATCCAGAGGAAGGGGATATATTCGTGCGCAGTATTAACGGTCGGGCGTAGCGGCAACAACGGTACGGGCGAGATCGAACGATTgtcggggagggagggggaagcgGTCGAttcaagttttaaaaagtTGATTCGGTCGACTGTCAGTGATTCCGTGTCCGGTTGCGTGCGGTCGATATGCGATCCGTCGCTTCTGCCTTCCTTGGCGTTTCTTCCAATATATTCGTGAAcacaattttcttcgattcttttaatctctaataaaataaatgattcttcgaattttcttaCGAGAAtcgaaaggggaaaaagagagagagagaatattattagatattttcacTAAGGAAGGCAGAGTTGTTATACGTTTAATAATAGATTGCGTCGCTTTACGGGAAATTGGTCACGGTTGAGCGCACGTGCTCGCGCCTTCGTTCCGAGTTTTTCGACGGGCGAGAGAAAAAGGATTAAGAGGAGATGGCGAGAGGAGGGCGATTCGATTGATACGTGGATCGAGAGCAAGGCCAAAGTGCACCGAAATAGTTGACGGTGGCTCACAAAGggctattaatatttaattcgatccGTGACTCGAATTTTCTCACAGGGACAAACTTGAACGGGATTCGATTGGAAAATTGGCGATTCGTCGGTCAATTCATCGTTCGAACGGATGGAGGATGGTTTCTATTGATCTAGGTCGTTGTTATCTGATGTTATCTGTTACGTACTCGTGTTACCAAATTTTACGAAGAGGAAAGTTTAgatagacttttttttttacgtatatatatatatatatatatatatatatatatattgattaatgtgTTTTACAAGGAGCAGCATATTCCGCGTTGCGAAGCTGGATGAGTTTCGATAGGAACCAGGTTACACGCTTAAGGTTCAACACGATTTACGTTATCGTCCGGTTTCCAACACATTGCGCAATACGCATCACCGGCAccggttaatatttttaactttaacgcCGACAGTCCGTCGAgcttcttctaattttatagccgcatgaaatttaataatttacgatcAACAACCTCGGTGACGGAGAAAAAAACCCTCCCTTTTATTTTAACGACTTCGAGAGATGTCGTATTCGATGATATAACCAGGAGGAATCCTGCTGATCTAGGAAAAAAACCACGCCAATAATgttgagaatttaaaatatcctttCGTTGGATCCATTTAGATTTATCCGCCAAATTGGAGCCGCCTTGAATCGTTATTTACCAAAATTATCGGCTTGATATGATTATGATCAACGATAAGTCCCGcggtgaattaataataatcagagCGATTGAACGGATATAAATGTACAGATGGATCGGTATTTAGTCGGACATCGGCGATTGGAATCGCGTGTCGGCGTGTCGAGCGTGCGCGCAAGTTCGACGTCCTCGATTAAGCGTTCTACGCGGGCtgggtatttttaaattcactgTGATCGCCGCGATATACGAGACATGCCGAGTGCGTGCTCGaataaagtttcattttctCGCGCGAGAGAAATAGATATAACCCGTCTAATTTGTCTAAAATTCGATCGTCGAGAACGttgttaaatctttttaaattcgattcttcTCTGTCGCGAGattagaaaaggaaaggagaacgAGAGAAgagttttcgaataaaaaggcTCGTTACGATGCGCGTAAAGATAAATACGAGGTAAACATTGACGCGGGCTATGGTCGAAATGACTTTGACGAGCGCTTGGGTAAACACCGAATTCTCGCTGCAATTGGTGGGCACAGATCGATATGATCGTCCTACTTCGTAAAGGGCCGTAAAAGGGGACACCGAGAGCCCTATCCCTAACCTGGATTAGCCTCGCTTTAGAGGAAGCCAATTTCTCCTCTCGTCGTTCCTTTCTCGAAATCGAgggaaataaaagataactGGAATTATCCAGGATGTGAAAAATGTAGAgaagagtaaaaaaagaaaaagaagtgaCACTCTCGCGACGAGAAACATCGAACGTACGCTGCCGCGAAAACGTGGCACAAGAGGAGGACTAGAGTATTTTCGTTTCCACCGAAAAACATCTTgttctcttccctcctctcccccctcctcccccggcCTCTTGTTTGTTTGTCTAGGTTACTCCACTCGCCACCCACGTGTTTGTCACAGTTCCTTCGTGACcgatccatttttttcttttttttttttttcctctctttttcctctcgttCACGCATTTTCCCCCGACAGTTCGACTTTTCGAACGTTTTCCTCCTCGCCTCCTCGATTGCACGATTGGGCAAGAAGAAATCCGGACCAATGGGGAGGCGAGGCGAGTCACAGTTTATCGAAACTGCCGCGgcgtttccttcctctttctctctcaccgTCGCGATCTCGCATCGAACATTTCGTAACGAAGTAACGTTTATCTTCGCTTCGTTCGGGTAGATAATCTGTCGCGCGCGGTATTACACCCGCGTTTCACGTCGCGCCTCACCGCGCCTCGCCATGCCCGACCACGCTGCTGCGGCAAAAAACACACTTTTTTTCGCGGCAGTCGTTCTCGGCCGCTCGTCTCTCCATCAACCGTGTTTACCAGCATCGTGTTTCGCACCGTCGTTTCTATCCCTTTTGTATTCGACTTTAATAATCGAACGAAAGCGCGAAAGtgtgtatagatatatatatcatgtatatCAGCTGTTGACTGAAAAGTTTAGATAAGAATCAAGAAGAGATTGGTGAATTAGAAATTGGTGAAGTTTTAagcgaaaagaatatatatatatatatagatatattcgcGATCGAGGATAGGAATTGATGAACTTTGTGGAAAAGTATGAGATGGTGACACGGGTTCGTTCGaatctttttcgttttattctcgttgaaattgaatatttggtTTATATATTTGGTATATAGTGGGAAGAAGATTTGCACGGGGAAAGTCACGCGATCGGcccgttttaataaaattgcacgATGAAACGGGTAGGCAATCGGTAACATCGGTGACGCGAacgattttcattattattcgcgCGTCAATAAGTCTGTTGCGTTCGTTTTCTCATTACTTacaatctctttctttttcacgatttaacgttttatcgtttttaataaatgtcgCCGCTAACGtgaccttctttttttttttttccttttcctttttttgcacACCTAGCACAAAGAAACACGcgt is drawn from Apis mellifera strain DH4 linkage group LG5, Amel_HAv3.1, whole genome shotgun sequence and contains these coding sequences:
- the LOC408852 gene encoding protein similar isoform X3, producing MIAPRVVRTADNETGRCTEWPAKHSSYTALYDQPPRATLPSCRFARAAPVLQQQPPPINHYPSSPPYGHQASGGTPLPYHAPLPCTEPPSTTVDQSQCGQFQNAGWRNCQLGPIDVEDLALYFEDRSQINRASRPSINSSNFRRPPRSINNPSYPSTSDGQLSEFPSNVARTCADDWPDGQFCDTCTQQQFPFCTEERWLQCPASDRCPLYDDNVYPYGGNPVLPPCVYEDFGNGYCRYSGYNGDDQILEDYLSNEKRKEKSRDAARYRRSKETDIFTDLAAALPVTPEQAAHLDKASVMRLAIAYLKVRSVVDCIPGPMTKSETLNQMDELFSKALNGFMLVLSSDGNMIYLSENVSDYLGISQMDMMGQSVYEYSHPCDHEELRECLSSKPLENSEKRACSFFLRLKCTLTSKGRKVNLKSASYKVIHCTGRLTYIRDPVSNSSDNDETRNKKDEEGNERDTGASLVLLGCPIPHPSNIEIPLGRHTFLSKHSLSMKFTYADEKLAEYLGWNSEELVGQSVFEFYHALDNLALDKSFKSLFSKGQCETVAYRFLGKRGGYAWVVTQATLIHCSKQQKPLSVVCVNYILSGVEREDEVYSARQLAARDTEKAVKPEQPADPILVEPLLTTKLRLRVQVNNNNNNNNNNNKSNKSNLEEATLDGNEERFSLQPEVDSLDRAKPLTVTSSTFRAADNKPRRAQDGSRKDNTFPRPVQSTSEKSFAGVQALKQSLEESIKENNEPRKKQQCRRAPFEFQGKPALEYDPETAVRQDRPHVVTRHLFASIATQQQQQQQEQQITCRPPPQTATASIFAPRTEDMNKGFLTFSEDHPGLTMLKDEPEDLTHLAPTPGDVCVPLEDTPFLSEMLDEFILSSDNYCPLLSPGGPLAPELRSTDFGDPLKDAELADTPRGKDLGESLADSDPFMYGDSPSSPCSIDPSAVSPQLANKYRRSPERSIDSLGSPTGGSGADGLSEDEMLMLGLNDSMADDELELRAPYIPMSDQDEALDLLISNDMVMWSPPQTTDQKNGLKWMLAEKEQRTSDSSLAQLLKTDQVVSRKYNDHGGGLVNPVQVLGQIPRKRELDGVAERAHDVPESSPDVPAVREPGQSSDGAPVP